In a genomic window of Aeromonas veronii:
- a CDS encoding tRNA isopentenyl-2-thiomethyl-A-37 hydroxylase MiaE translates to MDDLLAPVRQFLQCETPDEWVEMARDPARLPTLLIDHANCETKAALTAHSLVRRYCLPKGKRHLLPKLEFYRELDAIPEKAEILGKRSMGESDRTVFAELERNPLLFPMVRLIQEELHHFEQVLEIMQARGIEYGPVTASRYARQLMQHVRTHEPATIVDKMIIGAYIEARSCERFAKLAPHLDEELSRFYVSLLRSEARHYQDYLSLAEQYAGEDISERVAFFGKLEAELICSSDPQFRFHSGLPVTSDSC, encoded by the coding sequence GATGAGTGGGTAGAGATGGCGCGGGATCCGGCCCGTTTACCGACCCTGCTCATCGATCATGCCAACTGTGAGACCAAGGCCGCACTCACCGCCCACAGCCTGGTGCGCCGCTACTGCCTGCCCAAGGGCAAGCGCCATCTGCTGCCCAAGCTGGAGTTCTATCGCGAGCTGGATGCCATTCCGGAGAAGGCCGAGATCCTGGGCAAACGCAGCATGGGGGAGTCTGATCGCACTGTCTTTGCCGAGCTGGAGCGCAATCCGCTGCTGTTTCCCATGGTGCGACTCATTCAGGAGGAGCTGCATCACTTCGAGCAGGTGCTGGAGATCATGCAGGCCCGCGGCATCGAGTACGGGCCGGTGACGGCCTCCCGCTATGCCCGGCAATTGATGCAGCATGTGCGCACCCATGAACCGGCCACCATAGTCGACAAGATGATCATCGGCGCCTACATCGAGGCCCGCTCTTGCGAGCGCTTTGCCAAGCTGGCGCCCCATCTGGATGAAGAGCTGAGCCGCTTCTATGTCTCTTTGCTGCGCTCCGAGGCGCGCCACTATCAGGATTACCTGAGCCTGGCCGAGCAGTACGCAGGGGAGGATATCAGCGAGCGGGTGGCCTTCTTTGGCAAGCTGGAAGCCGAGCTAATCTGCTCGTCTGATCCGCAGTTCCGGTTCCATAGCGGCCTGCCTGTCACATCTGACAGTTGTTGA
- the adk gene encoding adenylate kinase: MRIVLLGAPGAGKGTQAQFIMEKHGIPQISTGDMLRAAIKAGTELGLKAKAVMDAGQLVSDDIIIGLVKERIAQPDCAKGFLLDGFPRTIPQAQAMKDAGVVVDFVLEFAVPDEEIVKRMSGRRVHSGSGRTYHVVFNPPKVEGKDDVTGEDLVIRADDEETTVRKRLDVYHQQTAPLIGFYGKEAEAGHTRYVKIDGTQPVDQVSKQLATILG, translated from the coding sequence ATGCGCATTGTTCTGTTGGGGGCTCCGGGCGCCGGCAAGGGTACCCAGGCTCAGTTCATCATGGAAAAACACGGTATTCCCCAGATCTCCACCGGCGACATGCTGCGTGCGGCGATCAAAGCGGGCACCGAGCTCGGTCTGAAAGCCAAAGCTGTGATGGACGCAGGTCAGCTGGTCTCTGACGACATCATCATCGGTCTGGTGAAAGAGCGCATCGCTCAGCCGGATTGCGCCAAAGGCTTCCTGTTGGACGGTTTCCCGCGCACCATTCCCCAGGCGCAAGCCATGAAGGACGCCGGTGTTGTGGTTGATTTCGTGCTGGAGTTTGCTGTGCCGGACGAAGAGATCGTCAAGCGCATGAGCGGCCGTCGCGTTCACTCCGGCTCCGGTCGTACCTACCACGTGGTGTTCAACCCGCCGAAAGTGGAAGGCAAGGATGACGTGACCGGTGAAGATCTGGTGATCCGCGCCGACGACGAAGAGACCACAGTACGCAAGCGTCTGGATGTATATCATCAGCAGACCGCGCCGCTGATCGGTTTCTACGGCAAAGAGGCGGAAGCGGGCCACACCCGTTACGTCAAGATCGACGGCACCCAGCCGGTTGATCAGGTTAGCAAGCAGCTTGCCACCATTCTGGGCTGA
- the hemH gene encoding ferrochelatase, with the protein MTTKTGILLVNLGTPAAPTTAAVKAFLSQFLHDPRVVDLPRYLWCPLLHFIILPTRSPKVAKLYQQVWTEQGSPLMVISQQQRAALEQELKREGVEVPVELAMTYGSPSVNDGWQALKAKGVNRVILLPLYPQYSVSTTASVFDAWGKAMKRERNLPVVRLIRDYHAHPEYIQALAMSVRRHWEQHGQGDHLLMSFHGIPERYENEGDPYGHQCRHTASLLVEALGLEAGQWTASFQSRFGKEEWLKPYTDVTIAGLPAAGIKRLDVICPAFAADCLETLEEIQVQNREIFMEAGGERFEYIPALNSDQAHIRMMVSLICRELA; encoded by the coding sequence GTGACCACGAAAACCGGAATATTGCTGGTCAATCTGGGTACCCCAGCCGCACCGACCACCGCTGCCGTCAAAGCGTTCCTCAGCCAGTTCCTGCACGATCCCCGTGTGGTGGACCTGCCCCGTTACCTCTGGTGCCCGCTGCTCCACTTCATCATCTTGCCGACGCGCTCGCCCAAAGTGGCCAAGCTCTATCAGCAGGTGTGGACCGAGCAGGGCTCGCCGCTGATGGTGATAAGCCAACAGCAGCGCGCCGCGCTGGAGCAGGAGCTCAAGCGGGAGGGGGTCGAGGTGCCGGTGGAGCTGGCGATGACCTATGGTTCCCCGTCAGTGAATGATGGCTGGCAGGCGCTCAAGGCCAAAGGGGTCAACCGGGTGATCCTGTTGCCGCTCTATCCGCAATATTCGGTCAGTACCACCGCCTCGGTCTTCGATGCCTGGGGCAAGGCGATGAAGAGAGAACGCAATCTGCCGGTGGTAAGGCTCATTCGTGACTATCACGCCCATCCCGAATACATTCAGGCGCTGGCCATGAGCGTGCGCCGTCACTGGGAGCAGCACGGCCAGGGTGATCACCTGCTGATGTCGTTTCACGGTATTCCCGAGCGCTATGAGAATGAAGGGGATCCCTATGGTCACCAGTGTCGCCATACCGCCAGCTTGCTGGTCGAAGCGCTCGGGCTGGAGGCCGGGCAGTGGACGGCCAGCTTCCAGTCCCGCTTTGGCAAGGAGGAGTGGCTCAAGCCCTACACCGACGTGACCATTGCTGGACTGCCGGCAGCGGGCATCAAGCGGCTCGATGTGATTTGCCCCGCCTTTGCCGCCGACTGCCTCGAAACCCTCGAGGAGATCCAGGTGCAGAACCGGGAGATCTTCATGGAGGCCGGTGGTGAGCGCTTTGAATATATTCCGGCCCTCAACAGCGATCAGGCCCACATCAGGATGATGGTCTCGCTCATTTGCCGCGAACTGGCGTGA
- a CDS encoding MAPEG family protein, giving the protein MVHITLIYAGLLGLLFLGLSYWVVRHRIQFKVMIGQGEAPQMLAAIRAHGNFAEYVPLTLLLMALCELSGVGALWLHAGGAMLLVGRILHAIGIQIPKAPNVPRFLGTLMFWLALGLFSVLALLQGVAAV; this is encoded by the coding sequence ATGGTACATATCACGTTGATTTACGCAGGCCTGCTGGGACTGCTGTTTCTTGGGCTCTCTTACTGGGTGGTGAGGCATCGGATCCAGTTCAAGGTGATGATAGGGCAGGGAGAAGCACCGCAGATGTTGGCGGCCATTCGGGCTCACGGCAACTTCGCCGAGTATGTGCCGCTGACCCTGTTGCTGATGGCGCTGTGCGAGCTATCCGGTGTCGGTGCGCTCTGGCTGCATGCCGGTGGTGCCATGCTGCTGGTCGGCCGTATCCTCCATGCCATCGGCATCCAGATCCCGAAAGCCCCCAATGTGCCCCGTTTTCTGGGAACCTTGATGTTCTGGCTCGCCCTCGGACTTTTCTCGGTGCTGGCCCTGTTGCAGGGCGTAGCGGCAGTCTGA
- the nuoN gene encoding NADH-quinone oxidoreductase subunit NuoN → MTFSASQLLALLPLLLTTGAMAALMLAIAWRRCVTTAFTVTIVGLNLALFSLPIVMAQGDQGVTPLLQVDSYAVFYMGLVLIGALATCTFGQSWLKAYPDNREEFFLLLLIATAGGLVLACSRHLASLFIGIEMLTLPMFGLVGYAYRERHSLEAAVKYMVLSAAATAFLLFGMALLYAQAGSLSFAALGQTLAQSPAHHPLLMGGLGLMLVGFAFKLSLAPFHLWTPDVYEGAPAPVATFLATVSKVAVFAVLLRFYLAVPAASDPMIHWLLAAMAVISILVGNLLALVQTNVKRMLGYSSISHFGYLLAVIVASRFGQMPVEAAGVYLLMYLFTSLGAFGVVSMMSSPYRGKDADSLHSYRGLFWKRPYLTAVLTVMMLSLAGIPMTLGFIGKFYLIGVTVEAQLWWLSGAIVLGSALGLYYYLKVMVTLYLREPGMQQRDASADWALSSGGVVVLLSAALVVLLGLYPQPVISLVQGFQHVVLQ, encoded by the coding sequence ATGACTTTCTCCGCTTCCCAACTGCTGGCACTGCTTCCCCTGCTGTTGACCACCGGGGCCATGGCGGCCCTGATGCTGGCCATCGCCTGGCGCCGCTGTGTCACCACCGCCTTTACCGTGACCATTGTTGGCCTCAACCTGGCGCTGTTCTCGCTGCCCATCGTGATGGCGCAGGGGGATCAGGGGGTCACCCCGCTGCTGCAAGTCGACAGTTACGCCGTCTTCTATATGGGACTGGTACTGATCGGCGCGCTGGCCACCTGCACCTTTGGCCAGTCGTGGCTGAAAGCCTATCCGGATAACCGGGAGGAGTTCTTCCTGCTGCTGCTGATCGCCACTGCCGGTGGTCTGGTGCTGGCCTGCTCCCGTCACCTCGCCTCTCTCTTTATCGGGATCGAGATGCTGACCCTGCCGATGTTTGGTCTGGTGGGTTACGCCTACCGCGAGCGCCACTCGCTGGAAGCAGCGGTGAAATACATGGTGCTCTCTGCCGCCGCCACCGCCTTCCTGCTGTTTGGCATGGCGCTGCTCTATGCGCAGGCAGGCAGCCTGAGCTTTGCCGCCCTGGGGCAGACCCTGGCCCAGAGCCCGGCTCACCATCCGCTGCTGATGGGCGGTTTGGGACTAATGCTGGTCGGCTTTGCCTTTAAATTGTCGCTCGCCCCCTTCCACCTCTGGACCCCGGATGTCTACGAAGGAGCCCCGGCCCCGGTCGCCACCTTCCTCGCCACCGTGAGCAAGGTGGCGGTCTTTGCCGTGCTGCTGCGCTTCTATCTGGCGGTACCGGCGGCGAGCGATCCCATGATCCACTGGCTGCTGGCCGCCATGGCGGTCATCTCCATCCTGGTCGGCAACCTGCTGGCGCTGGTGCAGACCAACGTCAAACGGATGCTGGGTTACTCCTCCATCTCCCACTTCGGTTACCTGCTGGCGGTGATCGTGGCGAGCCGATTCGGCCAGATGCCGGTGGAAGCAGCCGGGGTCTACCTGCTGATGTATCTCTTCACCAGCCTGGGTGCCTTTGGGGTGGTGAGCATGATGTCGAGCCCCTATCGCGGCAAGGATGCAGACTCCCTGCACAGCTATCGCGGCCTGTTCTGGAAGCGCCCCTATCTGACTGCCGTACTGACGGTGATGATGTTGTCTCTCGCGGGCATCCCGATGACCCTCGGCTTTATCGGCAAGTTCTACCTCATCGGCGTCACTGTCGAGGCCCAGCTCTGGTGGCTCTCCGGCGCCATCGTGCTCGGCAGCGCACTGGGTCTCTACTACTACCTCAAGGTGATGGTGACCCTCTATCTGCGCGAACCGGGTATGCAGCAGCGGGATGCCAGCGCCGACTGGGCGCTCTCCTCCGGTGGTGTGGTGGTACTGCTCTCTGCAGCGCTGGTGGTGTTGCTGGGGCTCTATCCCCAGCCGGTCATCAGCCTGGTACAAGGATTCCAGCACGTGGTATTGCAGTAA
- the nuoM gene encoding NADH-quinone oxidoreductase subunit M, with protein MTLLWILLIPFIGGLLCWQMERLGGQFVRWVALLSMSASLLLSCAIWLSGDFSLATMGLDNTGLDSAGVSGAASAWAAEWRLPWIPRFGISLHLAVDGLSLLMVILTCFIGVLAILCSWKEIVQRIGFFHLNLLWILGGVLGVFMALDLFLFFFFWEMMLVPMYFLIALWGHSVTDGKSRINAATKFFIYTQVSGLIMLVAIIGLVLTHQHATGVFTFNYLELLNTPMSKGVQWLLMLGFFIAFAVKMPLVPLHGWLPDAHSQAPTAGSVDLAGILLKTAAYGLLRFALPLFPEASAEFAPYAMVLGLIGIVYGAIVAFAQTDIKRLVAYTSISHMGFVMIAIYSGSELALQGAVVQMIAHGLSAAGLFILCGQLYERLHTRDLRLMGGLWGRLRYLPGVMLFFSVASLGMPGTGNFVGEFLILIGSFQVAPVITVVATFGLVLASVYSLIMLQRACFGPAKDESVLKGLDRRELTMMMVIAGLLVLLGLYPQPVIDTASSSLINVLHWYLLPTAGALQ; from the coding sequence GTGACCTTACTCTGGATCTTGCTAATTCCTTTTATCGGCGGCTTGCTCTGCTGGCAGATGGAGCGTCTAGGCGGGCAGTTTGTCCGCTGGGTTGCCCTGCTCTCCATGAGCGCCAGCCTGCTGCTCTCCTGTGCCATCTGGCTAAGTGGTGATTTCTCGCTTGCCACTATGGGTCTCGACAATACGGGCCTCGACAGCGCGGGCGTCTCTGGTGCTGCCTCCGCCTGGGCCGCCGAGTGGCGCCTGCCGTGGATCCCCCGCTTCGGCATCTCTTTGCATCTGGCGGTGGATGGCCTGTCGCTCTTGATGGTGATCCTCACCTGCTTTATCGGGGTGCTGGCCATCCTCTGTTCGTGGAAAGAGATCGTGCAACGCATCGGCTTCTTCCACCTCAACCTGCTCTGGATCCTGGGCGGCGTGCTCGGTGTCTTCATGGCGCTGGACCTGTTCCTCTTCTTCTTCTTCTGGGAGATGATGCTGGTTCCCATGTACTTCCTGATTGCGCTCTGGGGCCACTCGGTCACTGACGGCAAATCACGGATCAACGCCGCAACCAAGTTCTTCATCTACACCCAGGTGAGTGGCCTTATCATGCTGGTGGCCATCATCGGGCTGGTACTGACCCACCAGCATGCTACCGGAGTCTTCACCTTCAACTATCTGGAGCTGCTCAATACCCCGATGAGCAAGGGCGTTCAGTGGCTGCTGATGCTGGGCTTCTTTATCGCCTTTGCGGTCAAGATGCCGCTGGTGCCGCTGCACGGCTGGCTGCCGGATGCCCACAGTCAGGCGCCGACCGCAGGCTCGGTGGATTTGGCAGGTATTTTGCTCAAAACCGCCGCCTACGGTCTGCTGCGCTTCGCCCTGCCGCTCTTCCCCGAAGCGTCCGCCGAGTTTGCCCCCTACGCCATGGTGCTGGGTCTCATCGGCATCGTCTATGGCGCCATCGTGGCCTTTGCTCAGACCGACATCAAGCGGCTGGTGGCCTACACCAGCATCTCCCACATGGGCTTTGTGATGATCGCCATCTACTCCGGCAGCGAGCTGGCGCTGCAGGGCGCCGTGGTGCAAATGATCGCCCACGGCCTCTCCGCCGCCGGCCTCTTCATCCTCTGCGGTCAGCTCTACGAGCGTCTGCACACCCGGGACCTGCGCCTGATGGGCGGGCTGTGGGGTCGTCTGCGCTACCTGCCCGGTGTGATGCTGTTCTTCTCGGTGGCGTCACTCGGCATGCCGGGCACCGGCAACTTCGTCGGCGAGTTCCTGATCCTCATCGGCAGCTTCCAGGTTGCCCCTGTCATCACGGTAGTCGCCACCTTCGGTCTGGTGCTGGCCTCGGTCTACTCCCTCATCATGTTGCAGCGCGCCTGCTTTGGCCCCGCCAAGGATGAGAGCGTGCTCAAGGGGCTGGATCGCCGCGAGCTGACCATGATGATGGTGATCGCGGGCCTGCTGGTTCTGCTTGGCCTCTATCCCCAACCCGTGATTGATACCGCCAGCAGCAGCCTCATCAACGTGCTGCACTGGTATCTGCTGCCGACTGCTGGAGCCCTGCAATGA